A region from the Brassica napus cultivar Da-Ae chromosome C8, Da-Ae, whole genome shotgun sequence genome encodes:
- the LOC106372748 gene encoding terpenoid synthase 3, chloroplastic-like isoform X1, with protein sequence MKTQSQPLEARRSANYRPSLWEHENLLLLGNKYAVYKEDKIERAKLLKQEVSRMLDETEGLLEQLELVDNLQRLGISYHFEREIKKILTNVHVRHVRHRKRVDRKRSEDLYATALKFRLLRQHGFNIAQDVFGCFFGDGLDDEDIKSVLSLYEASYLSTRFDTKLKKTIYYTTTRLKKFVEMKNNESTSYVRKMVIRALEMPYHRRVRRLEARWYIDVYGETHDTNPNLLELAKLDFNFVQVIHQDELKSLSSWWSKTGLTKILDFVRDRITESYFSSVGVICEPEFAHHRQMLTKVFMLITTIDDIYDIYGTLEELQLFTAIVEKWDVNRLEELPKYMKLCFLCLINEINQIGYIILRDKEFNAIPYLKKSWADMCTTFLKEAKWYKRGYKPKLEEYMENGWLSSSVPTILLHLLCLFPDQNLDILVSYHHHVIRNSATILRLANDLATSSKELARGDNVKSVQCHMHETGSPEAESRAYIREMIGVAWEDLNLERKSCWLHQGFVEAAANLGRVAQCIYQYGDGYGSPEKAKTVDHVRSLLVYPVP encoded by the exons ATGAAAACACAGTCACAGCCTCTTGAAGCCCGTCGCTCTGCAAACTATCGACCGTCTCTTTGGGAGCACGAGAATCTCCTCTTGCTCGGGAACAAATATGCGGTATAT AAAGAGGACAAAATCGAGAGAGCTAAGTTATTAAAGCAAGAAGTTAGTAGAATGCTTGATGAAACAGAGGGTTTACTTGAACAGCTAGAGCTCGTTGACAATTTACAAAGACTCGGAATTTCTTACCATTTCGAACGTGAAATCAAGAAGATTCTAACGAATGTTCACGTAAGACATGTGAGACACAGAAAGAGGGTAGATCGGAAGAGATCTGAAGACTTATATGCGACTGCCCTTAAGTTCCGACTCCTAAGGCAACATGGTTTTAATATCGCACAAG ATGTTTTTGGCTGCTTTTTTGGAGATGGCTTGGATGATGAAGACATCAAGAGTGTTCTTTCACTGTACGAAGCTTCATATCTCTCGACCAGATTCGATACTAAACTGAAAAAAACCATATACTATACAACAACACGACTTAAAAAGTTCGTGGAAATGAAGAACAATGAGAGCACATCTTATGTTCGAAAGATGGTGATACGTGCGCTAGAAATGCCATACCATCGGAGGGTGCGAAGACTAGAAGCAAGATGGTACATAGACGTGTATGGCGAGACACACGACACGAACCCTAACTTACTAGAATTGGCGAAACTTGATTTCAATTTCGTACAAGTTATCCATCAAGACGAGCTCAAATCTCTCTCTAG CTGGTGGAGCAAGACGGGATTAACAAAAATCCTTGATTTCGTAAGAGATCGAATAACGGAGAGTTATTTCTCGAGTGTTGGAGTAATCTGTGAGCCTGAGTTTGCACATCATCGACAAATGCTTACAAAAGTATTCATGCTTATTACCACTATCGACGATATATACGATATATATGGGACACTGGAGGAGCTCCAACTATTCACAGCCATTGTTGAAaa ATGGGATGTGAATCGTCTCGAAGAACTTCCCAAGTACATGAAGTTGTGTTTTCTATGTCTCATCAACGAAATCAATCAGATTGGATATATAATTCTAAGAGACAAAGAATTTAATGCGATTCCTTACCTGAAAAAATCC TGGGCAGATATGTGTACAACTTTTTTAAAAGAGGCAAAGTGGTACAAAAGAGGTTACAAACCTAAACTCGAAGAGTACATGGAAAATGGTTGGCTCTCAAGTTCTGTCCCTACAATACTTCTCCACTTGTTATGTCTATTCCCCGACCAAAACCTAGACATTCTTGTCTCCTACCACCACCATGTTATTCGAAACTCTGCCACAATCCTCCGTCTCGCTAACGATCTCGCCACTTCTTCG AAGGAATTGGCAAGAGGCGACAATGTTAAGTCCGTACAATGTCACATGCATGAAACTGGATCTCCAGAGGCAGAGTCACGTGCGTACATTCGAGAAATGATCGGTGTGGCTTGGGAAGACTTGAACTTGGAAAGGAAGAGTTGTTGGCTACATCAAGGTTTCGTAGAAGCGGCAGCTAACCTCGGACGCGTGGCTCAGTGCATTTATCAGTACGGTGATGGCTATGGCAGTCCCGAA
- the LOC106372748 gene encoding terpenoid synthase 3, chloroplastic-like isoform X3: MKTQSQPLEARRSANYRPSLWEHENLLLLGNKYAVYKEDKIERAKLLKQEVSRMLDETEGLLEQLELVDNLQRLGISYHFEREIKKILTNVHVRHVRHRKRVDRKRSEDLYATALKFRLLRQHGFNIAQDVFGCFFGDGLDDEDIKSVLSLYEASYLSTRFDTKLKKTIYYTTTRLKKFVEMKNNESTSYVRKMVIRALEMPYHRRVRRLEARWYIDVYGETHDTNPNLLELAKLDFNFVQVIHQDELKSLSRWDVNRLEELPKYMKLCFLCLINEINQIGYIILRDKEFNAIPYLKKSWADMCTTFLKEAKWYKRGYKPKLEEYMENGWLSSSVPTILLHLLCLFPDQNLDILVSYHHHVIRNSATILRLANDLATSSKELARGDNVKSVQCHMHETGSPEAESRAYIREMIGVAWEDLNLERKSCWLHQGFVEAAANLGRVAQCIYQYGDGYGSPEKAKTVDHVRSLLVYPVP; encoded by the exons ATGAAAACACAGTCACAGCCTCTTGAAGCCCGTCGCTCTGCAAACTATCGACCGTCTCTTTGGGAGCACGAGAATCTCCTCTTGCTCGGGAACAAATATGCGGTATAT AAAGAGGACAAAATCGAGAGAGCTAAGTTATTAAAGCAAGAAGTTAGTAGAATGCTTGATGAAACAGAGGGTTTACTTGAACAGCTAGAGCTCGTTGACAATTTACAAAGACTCGGAATTTCTTACCATTTCGAACGTGAAATCAAGAAGATTCTAACGAATGTTCACGTAAGACATGTGAGACACAGAAAGAGGGTAGATCGGAAGAGATCTGAAGACTTATATGCGACTGCCCTTAAGTTCCGACTCCTAAGGCAACATGGTTTTAATATCGCACAAG ATGTTTTTGGCTGCTTTTTTGGAGATGGCTTGGATGATGAAGACATCAAGAGTGTTCTTTCACTGTACGAAGCTTCATATCTCTCGACCAGATTCGATACTAAACTGAAAAAAACCATATACTATACAACAACACGACTTAAAAAGTTCGTGGAAATGAAGAACAATGAGAGCACATCTTATGTTCGAAAGATGGTGATACGTGCGCTAGAAATGCCATACCATCGGAGGGTGCGAAGACTAGAAGCAAGATGGTACATAGACGTGTATGGCGAGACACACGACACGAACCCTAACTTACTAGAATTGGCGAAACTTGATTTCAATTTCGTACAAGTTATCCATCAAGACGAGCTCAAATCTCTCTCTAG ATGGGATGTGAATCGTCTCGAAGAACTTCCCAAGTACATGAAGTTGTGTTTTCTATGTCTCATCAACGAAATCAATCAGATTGGATATATAATTCTAAGAGACAAAGAATTTAATGCGATTCCTTACCTGAAAAAATCC TGGGCAGATATGTGTACAACTTTTTTAAAAGAGGCAAAGTGGTACAAAAGAGGTTACAAACCTAAACTCGAAGAGTACATGGAAAATGGTTGGCTCTCAAGTTCTGTCCCTACAATACTTCTCCACTTGTTATGTCTATTCCCCGACCAAAACCTAGACATTCTTGTCTCCTACCACCACCATGTTATTCGAAACTCTGCCACAATCCTCCGTCTCGCTAACGATCTCGCCACTTCTTCG AAGGAATTGGCAAGAGGCGACAATGTTAAGTCCGTACAATGTCACATGCATGAAACTGGATCTCCAGAGGCAGAGTCACGTGCGTACATTCGAGAAATGATCGGTGTGGCTTGGGAAGACTTGAACTTGGAAAGGAAGAGTTGTTGGCTACATCAAGGTTTCGTAGAAGCGGCAGCTAACCTCGGACGCGTGGCTCAGTGCATTTATCAGTACGGTGATGGCTATGGCAGTCCCGAA
- the LOC106372748 gene encoding terpenoid synthase 3, chloroplastic-like isoform X2 has protein sequence MKTQSQPLEARRSANYRPSLWEHENLLLLGNKYAKEDKIERAKLLKQEVSRMLDETEGLLEQLELVDNLQRLGISYHFEREIKKILTNVHVRHVRHRKRVDRKRSEDLYATALKFRLLRQHGFNIAQDVFGCFFGDGLDDEDIKSVLSLYEASYLSTRFDTKLKKTIYYTTTRLKKFVEMKNNESTSYVRKMVIRALEMPYHRRVRRLEARWYIDVYGETHDTNPNLLELAKLDFNFVQVIHQDELKSLSSWWSKTGLTKILDFVRDRITESYFSSVGVICEPEFAHHRQMLTKVFMLITTIDDIYDIYGTLEELQLFTAIVEKWDVNRLEELPKYMKLCFLCLINEINQIGYIILRDKEFNAIPYLKKSWADMCTTFLKEAKWYKRGYKPKLEEYMENGWLSSSVPTILLHLLCLFPDQNLDILVSYHHHVIRNSATILRLANDLATSSKELARGDNVKSVQCHMHETGSPEAESRAYIREMIGVAWEDLNLERKSCWLHQGFVEAAANLGRVAQCIYQYGDGYGSPEKAKTVDHVRSLLVYPVP, from the exons ATGAAAACACAGTCACAGCCTCTTGAAGCCCGTCGCTCTGCAAACTATCGACCGTCTCTTTGGGAGCACGAGAATCTCCTCTTGCTCGGGAACAAATATGCG AAAGAGGACAAAATCGAGAGAGCTAAGTTATTAAAGCAAGAAGTTAGTAGAATGCTTGATGAAACAGAGGGTTTACTTGAACAGCTAGAGCTCGTTGACAATTTACAAAGACTCGGAATTTCTTACCATTTCGAACGTGAAATCAAGAAGATTCTAACGAATGTTCACGTAAGACATGTGAGACACAGAAAGAGGGTAGATCGGAAGAGATCTGAAGACTTATATGCGACTGCCCTTAAGTTCCGACTCCTAAGGCAACATGGTTTTAATATCGCACAAG ATGTTTTTGGCTGCTTTTTTGGAGATGGCTTGGATGATGAAGACATCAAGAGTGTTCTTTCACTGTACGAAGCTTCATATCTCTCGACCAGATTCGATACTAAACTGAAAAAAACCATATACTATACAACAACACGACTTAAAAAGTTCGTGGAAATGAAGAACAATGAGAGCACATCTTATGTTCGAAAGATGGTGATACGTGCGCTAGAAATGCCATACCATCGGAGGGTGCGAAGACTAGAAGCAAGATGGTACATAGACGTGTATGGCGAGACACACGACACGAACCCTAACTTACTAGAATTGGCGAAACTTGATTTCAATTTCGTACAAGTTATCCATCAAGACGAGCTCAAATCTCTCTCTAG CTGGTGGAGCAAGACGGGATTAACAAAAATCCTTGATTTCGTAAGAGATCGAATAACGGAGAGTTATTTCTCGAGTGTTGGAGTAATCTGTGAGCCTGAGTTTGCACATCATCGACAAATGCTTACAAAAGTATTCATGCTTATTACCACTATCGACGATATATACGATATATATGGGACACTGGAGGAGCTCCAACTATTCACAGCCATTGTTGAAaa ATGGGATGTGAATCGTCTCGAAGAACTTCCCAAGTACATGAAGTTGTGTTTTCTATGTCTCATCAACGAAATCAATCAGATTGGATATATAATTCTAAGAGACAAAGAATTTAATGCGATTCCTTACCTGAAAAAATCC TGGGCAGATATGTGTACAACTTTTTTAAAAGAGGCAAAGTGGTACAAAAGAGGTTACAAACCTAAACTCGAAGAGTACATGGAAAATGGTTGGCTCTCAAGTTCTGTCCCTACAATACTTCTCCACTTGTTATGTCTATTCCCCGACCAAAACCTAGACATTCTTGTCTCCTACCACCACCATGTTATTCGAAACTCTGCCACAATCCTCCGTCTCGCTAACGATCTCGCCACTTCTTCG AAGGAATTGGCAAGAGGCGACAATGTTAAGTCCGTACAATGTCACATGCATGAAACTGGATCTCCAGAGGCAGAGTCACGTGCGTACATTCGAGAAATGATCGGTGTGGCTTGGGAAGACTTGAACTTGGAAAGGAAGAGTTGTTGGCTACATCAAGGTTTCGTAGAAGCGGCAGCTAACCTCGGACGCGTGGCTCAGTGCATTTATCAGTACGGTGATGGCTATGGCAGTCCCGAA